A single genomic interval of Cupriavidus sp. MP-37 harbors:
- a CDS encoding MOSC domain-containing protein yields MSDSRPWPGLARVLAVSLGKAIPLVVAGAGTEAVVLSGIRKHPVSTLLHPLRVQVQPLGLAGDEQGDLTVHGGLDKAVYAYPSEHYAWWNARRRACAQPDSGPPLPYGAMGENLTLEGLLESALWIGDLVRVGTALLRVEAPRQPCYKFNAALGYRHAVRDMVQSGYSGVYLSVVLKGEVRAGDAVIVQAGPRELSVDSVNQWRRDGRRQLF; encoded by the coding sequence GTGAGCGATTCGAGACCTTGGCCGGGCCTTGCGCGCGTGCTGGCGGTCAGCCTGGGCAAGGCCATCCCGCTGGTGGTGGCGGGCGCGGGCACCGAGGCGGTGGTGCTGTCGGGCATCCGCAAGCATCCGGTCAGCACGCTGCTGCATCCGCTGCGGGTCCAGGTGCAGCCACTGGGCCTGGCGGGCGACGAGCAGGGCGACCTGACCGTGCACGGCGGCCTCGACAAGGCGGTCTACGCCTACCCGTCCGAGCACTACGCGTGGTGGAATGCCCGCCGCCGCGCCTGCGCGCAGCCTGACTCCGGCCCGCCGCTGCCCTACGGCGCGATGGGGGAAAACCTGACGCTGGAGGGTTTGCTGGAGTCCGCGCTATGGATCGGCGACCTGGTGCGGGTCGGCACCGCCCTGCTGCGGGTGGAAGCGCCGCGCCAGCCCTGCTACAAGTTCAACGCCGCGCTGGGCTACCGCCACGCGGTGCGCGACATGGTGCAGAGCGGCTACTCCGGGGTCTACCTCAGCGTGGTGCTGAAGGGCGAAGTGCGCGCCGGCGACGCGGTGATTGTGCAGGCCGGACCACGGGAATTGTCGGTCGACAGCGTAAATCAGTGGCGCCGCGATGGCCGGCGGCAGCTTTTCTGA
- a CDS encoding MFS transporter, with the protein MDPRLVTLCVGNFVIGTGAMIVTGMLNDIAGDFGLGAASAGQLISVFALATCVGAPLFATLGSRIDRRLLLAGSLLVYGVMHLAAALAPSFAALMAIRFLTAIGAAIYTPQTAATLPLLVNAQTRGRAISFVFLGWSVASVVGVPLGTWISSTLGWRVSMALVGVMALLVAAAVWRALPRGLMVPPAGREAWGAVLRHKPVMLVVLTTMISSAGMFTLFTYIAPLMRDVYGISGGALSLMFLAYGACGVFGNAMAASRMDRVTPSRIVQVTLLTSITAMVLWPLAGLGSVALVALFMLWGVGGFATNSAQQARLVLLAPERASVSISLNSSSIYLGQAAGAMAGAAIYTLAGPDTLHWGAAALMLAALAVSQRARLLGCRWQPAHAARQL; encoded by the coding sequence ATGGACCCCAGGCTCGTGACGCTCTGCGTCGGCAATTTCGTCATCGGCACCGGTGCCATGATCGTGACCGGCATGTTGAACGACATTGCCGGCGATTTCGGGCTGGGCGCGGCCAGCGCCGGGCAGCTGATCTCGGTGTTTGCGCTGGCCACCTGCGTGGGCGCGCCGCTGTTCGCCACGCTGGGCTCGCGCATCGACCGCAGGCTGTTGCTGGCCGGCTCGCTGCTGGTCTATGGGGTGATGCACCTGGCCGCGGCGCTGGCCCCGAGCTTTGCCGCACTGATGGCGATCCGCTTCCTGACCGCGATCGGGGCGGCCATCTATACGCCGCAGACCGCGGCCACGCTGCCGCTGCTGGTCAATGCGCAGACCCGCGGGCGCGCCATCAGCTTCGTGTTCCTGGGCTGGAGCGTCGCCAGCGTGGTGGGCGTGCCGCTGGGGACGTGGATTTCCAGCACGCTGGGCTGGCGCGTCAGCATGGCGCTGGTCGGGGTGATGGCGCTGCTGGTGGCGGCGGCGGTATGGCGCGCGCTGCCGCGCGGGCTGATGGTGCCGCCGGCCGGGCGCGAGGCCTGGGGCGCGGTGCTGCGCCACAAGCCGGTGATGCTGGTGGTGCTGACCACCATGATCTCGTCGGCGGGCATGTTTACGCTGTTTACCTATATCGCGCCGCTGATGCGCGACGTCTATGGCATCAGCGGCGGCGCGCTCAGCCTGATGTTCCTGGCCTACGGTGCCTGCGGGGTGTTCGGCAACGCCATGGCGGCGTCGCGCATGGACCGGGTCACGCCGAGCCGGATCGTGCAGGTGACGCTGCTGACCTCGATCACGGCGATGGTGCTGTGGCCGCTGGCCGGGCTGGGCAGCGTGGCGCTGGTGGCGCTGTTCATGCTGTGGGGCGTGGGCGGCTTTGCCACCAACAGCGCGCAGCAGGCGCGGCTGGTGCTGCTGGCGCCGGAGCGGGCCTCGGTGTCGATCTCGCTGAACTCCTCGTCGATCTACCTGGGGCAGGCCGCCGGTGCCATGGCGGGCGCGGCGATCTATACCCTGGCCGGCCCGGACACGCTGCACTGGGGCGCGGCGGCGCTGATGCTGGCGGCGCTGGCGGTGTCGCAGCGCGCGCGCCTGCTGGGCTGCCGCTGGCAGCCGGCGCACGCGGCGCGGCAGCTCTGA
- a CDS encoding efflux RND transporter permease subunit — translation MTLSELCIRRPVMTVLLCLAVVVTGIVLYPTIPIAALPSFNSPVIQVTATLPGASPETMAASVATQLEKQFATIPGVSVISSSNTLGNSSITIEFNSDRDIDDAAVDVQAALFRAQRSLPIEMTTPPSYRKVNPADAPVLLLAINSPAMSLADLNAFGDNLISPTLATLPGVAQVQIFGQKRFAVRVRAHPDALAARGLTLDELATALNRANANTPVGTLDSARQTLTIQANRQLTSADAFRNIIVASQPNGALVRLSDVAEVEDSVETIKTGSWLNNERSIVLAVLRQPDANTVAVVDAIHAALPRLIQQMPGSINVSVVNDRSRSIRESIHDVQFTLALTVALVVMVIFLFLRRAAATLIPTVSLPISLIGTVALMKAFGYSLDNVSLLAITLAVGLVVDDAIVMLENIVRHIEEGVPPLKAALVGSREMGFTILSISISLVAVFIPIFFMPGVIGLLFHEFAAVVSLSILVSALVSLTLIPMLCARFLSAENVPVDESHHAYGDHPPGQPAKPAVAQKQTLGMRSTQWFENLFEFTLHRYARGLDWCLAHRRTVLVAAGLTFVLTAVLFVAIPKGFFPEEDIGQIRVNAEGPQDISFDAMSERLRDAAERMRANPAVKSIVVAIGGGPSPAINTGRMFVELKPRGERAAMPKVIESLRRDVAGVPGLAVYFAPVQNLQLGGRQSKSRYQYTLQSVKAGQLQDYSDQLMAKMRADSLFRDVTSDSQQSGLEAHLTIDRDKANALGVQMQDVRTALYSAFGERQVSTIYTPIDNYYVILQAADVDRTDESAFSKLYVRSKTGQMVPVSAFATTERRVGPIAVNHQGQLPSVTVSFNLAPGAALGDASARIDRYKQEIAMPTSIFTSWGGDAAVFQSSQATQIVLLVAAIAVIYTLLGVLYESYIHPLTILAGLPSAAVGALLTLFIFNVELSLIAVIGVLMLIGIVKKNAIMMIDFALAAQREQGMTPARAIRQACLLRFRPIMMTTFAAVMGALPLALGLGAGAELRQPLGLAVVGGLLFSQVITLFITPVIYLALDKFSGTGPLQIDAEGNKLPEKVSAEAVRQH, via the coding sequence ATGACGCTCTCCGAACTCTGCATCCGCCGTCCGGTGATGACGGTGCTGCTGTGCCTGGCGGTGGTGGTCACCGGCATCGTGCTGTATCCGACCATTCCCATTGCGGCGCTGCCCAGCTTCAACTCGCCGGTGATCCAGGTCACCGCCACCCTGCCCGGCGCCAGCCCCGAGACCATGGCCGCGTCGGTGGCCACGCAGCTGGAGAAACAGTTCGCGACGATTCCGGGCGTGTCGGTGATCAGCTCGTCGAACACGCTCGGCAACTCCAGCATCACCATCGAGTTCAACAGCGACCGCGATATCGACGATGCGGCCGTCGACGTGCAAGCGGCGCTGTTCCGCGCGCAGCGTTCGCTGCCGATCGAGATGACGACGCCGCCGTCGTACCGCAAGGTCAACCCGGCCGACGCGCCGGTGCTGCTGCTGGCGATCAACTCGCCGGCAATGAGCCTGGCCGACCTGAACGCCTTCGGCGACAACCTGATCTCGCCGACGCTGGCAACGCTGCCGGGCGTGGCGCAGGTGCAGATCTTCGGGCAGAAGCGCTTTGCGGTGCGCGTGCGCGCGCACCCGGACGCGCTCGCTGCGCGCGGCCTGACGCTGGATGAACTGGCCACCGCGCTGAACCGCGCCAACGCCAACACGCCGGTGGGCACGCTCGACAGCGCGCGCCAGACCCTGACGATCCAGGCCAACCGGCAGCTGACCAGTGCCGACGCCTTCCGCAATATCATCGTCGCCAGCCAGCCCAACGGCGCGCTGGTGCGGCTGTCCGACGTGGCCGAGGTCGAGGACAGCGTCGAAACCATCAAGACCGGCAGCTGGCTCAACAACGAGCGCTCGATCGTGCTGGCGGTGCTGCGCCAGCCCGACGCCAATACCGTCGCCGTGGTCGACGCCATCCATGCCGCCCTGCCCCGCCTGATCCAGCAGATGCCGGGCTCGATCAACGTGTCGGTGGTCAACGACCGCTCGCGCTCGATCCGCGAATCGATCCACGACGTGCAGTTCACGCTGGCGCTGACGGTGGCGCTGGTGGTGATGGTGATCTTCCTGTTCCTGCGCCGCGCCGCGGCCACGCTGATCCCGACGGTGTCGCTGCCGATCTCGCTGATCGGCACGGTGGCCTTGATGAAAGCGTTCGGCTACAGCCTGGACAACGTCTCGCTGCTGGCGATCACGCTCGCGGTGGGGCTGGTGGTCGACGACGCCATCGTCATGCTCGAGAACATCGTGCGCCATATCGAGGAAGGCGTGCCGCCGCTGAAGGCGGCGCTGGTGGGCTCGCGCGAGATGGGCTTCACCATCCTGTCGATCTCGATCTCGCTGGTGGCAGTGTTTATCCCGATCTTCTTCATGCCGGGCGTGATCGGGCTGCTGTTCCACGAATTCGCCGCGGTGGTGTCGCTGTCGATCCTGGTGTCGGCGCTGGTGTCGCTGACGCTGATCCCGATGCTGTGCGCGCGCTTCCTGTCGGCCGAGAACGTGCCGGTGGACGAGTCGCACCACGCCTATGGCGACCACCCGCCGGGCCAGCCGGCCAAGCCCGCGGTGGCGCAGAAGCAGACCCTGGGCATGCGCTCGACGCAGTGGTTCGAGAACCTGTTCGAGTTCACGCTGCACCGCTATGCGCGCGGGCTGGACTGGTGCCTGGCGCACCGGCGCACCGTGCTGGTGGCGGCGGGCCTGACCTTCGTGCTGACCGCGGTGCTGTTCGTCGCCATTCCCAAGGGCTTCTTCCCGGAAGAGGATATCGGCCAGATCCGCGTCAACGCCGAAGGGCCGCAGGATATTTCGTTCGATGCCATGTCAGAGCGGTTGCGCGACGCGGCCGAGCGCATGCGCGCCAACCCGGCGGTCAAGAGCATCGTGGTGGCCATCGGCGGCGGCCCGTCGCCGGCCATCAACACCGGGCGCATGTTCGTCGAACTGAAGCCGCGCGGCGAGCGCGCCGCCATGCCCAAGGTGATCGAGTCACTGCGGCGCGACGTTGCCGGCGTGCCGGGCCTGGCGGTGTACTTCGCGCCGGTGCAGAACCTGCAGCTGGGCGGGCGCCAGAGCAAGAGCCGCTACCAGTACACGCTGCAGAGCGTGAAGGCCGGGCAGCTGCAGGATTACTCCGACCAGCTGATGGCGAAGATGCGCGCCGACAGCCTGTTCCGCGACGTCACCAGCGACTCGCAGCAGTCCGGCCTCGAAGCCCACCTGACCATCGACCGCGACAAGGCCAATGCGCTGGGCGTGCAGATGCAGGACGTGCGCACCGCGCTGTATTCGGCCTTCGGCGAGCGCCAGGTGTCGACCATCTACACGCCGATCGACAACTACTACGTGATCCTGCAGGCGGCCGATGTCGACCGCACCGACGAAAGCGCGTTCTCCAAGCTCTATGTGCGCAGCAAGACCGGGCAGATGGTGCCGGTGTCGGCCTTCGCCACCACCGAGCGCCGGGTCGGCCCGATCGCGGTCAACCACCAGGGCCAGCTGCCGTCGGTGACGGTGTCGTTCAACCTGGCCCCGGGCGCGGCGCTGGGCGACGCCTCGGCGCGCATCGACCGCTACAAGCAGGAGATCGCGATGCCGACCTCGATCTTCACCAGCTGGGGCGGCGACGCGGCGGTGTTCCAGTCGTCGCAGGCGACACAGATCGTGCTGCTGGTGGCGGCGATCGCGGTGATCTACACGCTGCTGGGGGTGCTGTACGAGAGCTACATCCACCCGCTCACCATCCTGGCGGGCCTGCCGTCCGCGGCGGTGGGGGCGTTGCTGACGCTCTTTATCTTCAACGTCGAGCTGTCGCTGATCGCGGTGATCGGCGTGCTGATGCTGATCGGCATCGTCAAGAAGAACGCGATCATGATGATCGACTTCGCGCTGGCGGCGCAGCGCGAACAGGGCATGACGCCGGCCCGGGCGATCCGGCAGGCGTGCCTGCTGCGCTTCCGGCCGATCATGATGACCACCTTCGCCGCGGTGATGGGCGCGCTGCCGCTGGCGCTGGGCCTGGGCGCCGGCGCCGAGCTGCGCCAGCCGCTGGGCCTGGCGGTGGTCGGCGGGCTGCTGTTCTCGCAGGTGATCACGCTGTTCATCACGCCGGTGATCTACCTGGCGCTGGACAAGTTCTCCGGCACCGGGCCGCTGCAGATCGACGCGGAAGGCAACAAGCTGCCGGAGAAGGTGTCCGCGGAGGCGGTGCGGCAGCACTGA
- a CDS encoding D-2-hydroxyacid dehydrogenase family protein: MKIAVLDDYQDAVRKLPCFSLLEGHDVKVFNNTVKGVGQLAARLSDVEAVVLIRERTRITRQLLEKLPKLKLISQTGRVGAGPGSHIDLDAATDRGVAVLEGVGSPVAPAELTWALIMAAQRRIPQYVASLKHGAWQQSGLKSTTMPPNFGLGQVLRGQTLGIWGYGKIGRLLAGYGRAFGMKVLVWGREASQQAARADGLEVAASKEQLFADSDVLSLHLRLNDDTRGIVKQADLTAMKPTALFVNTSRAELLEENALVTALNRGRPGMAAVDVFESEPILQGHALLRMENCICTPHLGYVERDSYELYFRTAFQNILDVLDGKHDCIVNPKALAPVLTR, translated from the coding sequence ATGAAGATTGCCGTACTCGACGATTACCAGGATGCCGTGCGCAAGCTGCCTTGCTTCAGCCTGCTGGAGGGGCACGACGTCAAGGTGTTCAACAACACCGTCAAGGGCGTGGGCCAGCTGGCGGCGCGCCTGTCGGACGTGGAAGCCGTGGTGCTGATACGCGAACGCACCCGCATCACGCGCCAACTGCTGGAAAAACTGCCCAAACTTAAGCTGATCAGCCAGACCGGCCGGGTCGGCGCGGGGCCCGGCAGCCATATCGACCTCGATGCCGCCACCGACCGCGGCGTGGCGGTGCTGGAAGGCGTGGGCTCGCCGGTGGCGCCGGCGGAGCTGACCTGGGCCCTGATCATGGCCGCCCAGCGCCGCATTCCGCAGTACGTGGCCAGCCTGAAGCACGGCGCGTGGCAGCAGTCGGGGCTGAAATCGACCACGATGCCGCCCAATTTCGGCCTGGGCCAGGTGCTGCGCGGCCAGACCCTGGGGATCTGGGGCTACGGCAAGATCGGCCGGCTGCTGGCCGGCTATGGCCGCGCCTTCGGCATGAAGGTGCTGGTCTGGGGCCGCGAGGCGTCGCAGCAAGCCGCGCGCGCCGATGGCCTGGAGGTGGCGGCGTCCAAGGAGCAACTGTTCGCCGACAGCGATGTGCTGTCGCTGCACCTGCGCCTGAACGACGACACCCGCGGCATCGTCAAGCAGGCCGACCTGACGGCCATGAAGCCGACCGCGCTGTTCGTCAATACCAGCCGCGCCGAACTGCTGGAAGAAAACGCCCTGGTCACCGCGCTGAACCGCGGCCGCCCCGGCATGGCGGCGGTCGACGTGTTCGAATCCGAGCCGATCCTGCAGGGCCACGCGCTGCTGCGCATGGAAAACTGCATCTGCACGCCGCACCTGGGCTATGTGGAACGCGACAGCTACGAGCTGTATTTCCGCACGGCGTTCCAGAACATCCTCGATGTGCTGGACGGCAAGCACGACTGCATCGTCAATCCGAAGGCGCTGGCGCCGGTGCTGACGCGCTGA
- a CDS encoding efflux RND transporter periplasmic adaptor subunit, which produces MKSDRIDQPKGFVDSNWRAAAGTGRGRVSPWLAVVVVLAVAGLGWFAWRTWLAPKPAPKPPAAAVVSTAPVQQGDVPLQVSANGNVTALSTVEVRPQVSSTVRTVHIKEGQTVKPGDLLFSLDTRMDEANLAKAQAQLLRDQADLADARRALARSQELLQRNFISKSAVDTAQARADGLAATVRADQAAIEASRVAVSYGAIRATISGRTGVINAFPGSLVLPNSTQPMVTIAQVQPIAVTFSLPERQLAALRGALRAGPVQVTAQPNDGNPAPVTGRISFVDNTVDPQYGTIRVKAQFDNEEQRLWPGTYATVSAVVQTLKNALSVPPQAVVTGPEGRFVYVVQPDSKVARVPVRVVTTTAAAAVVEGVQPGARVVVEGTQNLRPGALVREAAARGASAADAARPASAGH; this is translated from the coding sequence ATGAAATCTGACAGGATCGACCAGCCCAAGGGCTTCGTCGACAGCAACTGGAGGGCGGCCGCCGGGACCGGGCGCGGCCGCGTGTCGCCGTGGCTGGCGGTGGTCGTAGTGCTGGCCGTCGCCGGGTTGGGCTGGTTTGCGTGGCGCACGTGGCTGGCGCCGAAGCCCGCGCCCAAGCCGCCCGCGGCCGCCGTCGTGTCTACCGCGCCGGTGCAGCAGGGCGACGTGCCGCTGCAGGTCTCGGCCAACGGCAATGTCACGGCGCTGTCCACGGTGGAGGTGCGGCCGCAGGTGTCCAGCACCGTGCGCACCGTCCATATCAAGGAAGGCCAGACCGTCAAGCCGGGCGACCTGCTGTTCTCGCTCGATACCCGCATGGACGAGGCCAACCTGGCCAAGGCGCAGGCGCAGCTGCTGCGCGACCAGGCCGACCTGGCCGATGCGCGCCGCGCGCTGGCGCGCAGCCAGGAGCTGCTGCAGCGCAATTTCATTTCGAAGAGCGCGGTCGATACCGCGCAGGCGCGGGCCGACGGCCTGGCCGCCACCGTGCGCGCCGACCAGGCCGCGATCGAGGCCAGCCGCGTGGCGGTGAGCTATGGCGCCATCCGCGCCACCATCAGCGGCCGCACCGGCGTGATCAACGCCTTCCCGGGCTCGCTGGTACTGCCCAACAGCACCCAGCCGATGGTCACCATCGCCCAGGTGCAGCCGATCGCCGTCACCTTCAGCCTGCCCGAACGCCAGCTGGCCGCGCTGCGCGGGGCGCTGCGCGCCGGCCCGGTGCAAGTCACCGCGCAGCCCAACGACGGCAACCCGGCGCCGGTGACCGGCCGCATCAGCTTCGTCGACAACACCGTCGATCCCCAGTACGGCACCATCCGCGTCAAGGCGCAGTTCGACAATGAAGAACAGCGGCTGTGGCCGGGCACCTATGCCACCGTCAGCGCCGTGGTGCAGACCCTGAAAAACGCGCTGTCGGTGCCGCCGCAGGCAGTGGTGACCGGCCCCGAGGGGCGTTTCGTCTATGTGGTGCAACCCGACAGCAAGGTGGCGCGCGTGCCGGTGCGGGTGGTGACGACTACCGCCGCCGCGGCCGTGGTCGAGGGCGTGCAGCCCGGCGCCCGCGTGGTGGTGGAAGGCACGCAGAACCTGCGCCCCGGCGCGCTGGTGCGCGAGGCCGCGGCCCGCGGCGCCTCGGCCGCCGACGCTGCCCGCCCTGCCAGCGCGGGGCACTGA